Proteins co-encoded in one Gouania willdenowi chromosome 1, fGouWil2.1, whole genome shotgun sequence genomic window:
- the LOC114466565 gene encoding myosin phosphatase Rho-interacting protein-like isoform X1 gives MDERRDRDRSRHASETRGFRGQESGYFSPERRCNGNQQTEEVTQRTFRYYERGHPLPSNYLPEPKACVPYRNVSLGTPSQRRNTETYLQDSWRSESPQRYTYHSNFRRGTDSETNSPTRHNSVSPERYKTETPTALQRGSSRSRYSAQTLSHSSSQLPSHVTSRQTSGRSSPAHKRSITSRTASPSRGTVSQKRQNSLLLQNGEYDLQKGCSRESRSPSQASHKHSLDSEILYRNLESISRRCSSTVQKHSYEGSQLASPQTRTTINSLANTHTCNSRELSPSRNGHRRPSQTQQRPPGSSPRHASSQGSSHSLLSLPVSPGSSSSRRGADSQLLGGSMSQTAVTETVNRNAKVSGDRSSSSFRRGMDALLVSEPPKTAVEAEEVGMTLEDYLLIADIPKILLESEEEPPGLRWRNQSPSPCRNQSLRTYRYQDETDISSSRFEPDERGRGRERGRDRREKCRDSENGRTSRRHSVASLHKQSSQSGKHRSSVMEQHAPAECSQMQGWMSRLDEHGKWRKHWFVLSETSLRFYRDSEAEESDDLDGEIDLNTCVNVSDCDVDKNYGLQLQTKRAVFTFTAMTSRIRRNWVKLLKQAIPNNSHQSDEGSEKEDPLPRRALSCQPPAQFSFRDRSHEPATSNSTTTENFSHQTSAAEVGSDAYPACQREEGEGWDREQAKRLEERNRWFEEGVTFSEMGSRWDSMELKKGNVPVPVIDAMDSEVTRKWVELETLSFRDMSPQSLIGAQAQENSSTEQTSEHLVRSMSYHLNPEEAQEPVRDSKADVTDLKQGPLSKNGLQNGQTSAAEALQKEATSLRKQVETIKKEHAALGIEVDSPCGPGAPCRARLQAMEVAHRNALQELQEKHAKELEELEKEKDRMLQEESRAAAKALEALRAAHRGELDREVQKARRSTNAGITDSSSTGHVRVGADALQNELDELSESYSQRCLELSRREQHGKSQNAEFSCRDRELEHLRRENQELKTKLAEEISRMRYFITGQRSAEVSHGNAEGTASELEKLLSSKENEVQHLKKEVNSLQNEVQSLIKEKRAA, from the exons ATGGATGAAAGGAGAGACAGAGATCGATCTCGCCATGCATCAG AGACCAGGGGATTTAGAGGACAGGAGAGTGGATACTTCTCTCCAGAAAGACGATGTAATGGCAATCAACAGACGGAGGAGGTCACCCAGCGAACATTTCGTTATTACGAGAGGGGACATCCTCTCCCAAGCAACTACCTTCCAGAGCCCAAAGCCTGCGTTCCTTATCGTAACGTCAGCCTTGGTACGCCCTCCCAAAGAAGGAACACAGAGACGTACTTGCAGGACAGTTGGAGAAGTGAATCCCCACAGAGGTACACGTACCACTCCAACTTCAGGCGAGGAACTGACTCAGAGACGAATTCTCCGACACGTCATAACTCGGTGAGCCCAGAACGCTACAAGACTGAAACTCCCACAGCTCTTCAAAGAGGGAGCTCTAGATCTAGATATTCTGCTCAGACGTTATCTCACAGCTCCTCACAGCTTCCTTCCCATGTCACCTCTCGTCAAACATCAGGAAGGTCCAGTCCAGCTCACAAGAGGTCCATTACTTCTCGCACTGCCTCCCCCTCAAGGGGCACTGTTTCCCAAAAGCGCCAAAATTCTTTGCTTTTACAAAATGGGGAATATGATCTCCAAAAAGGCTGCAGCCGGGAGTCAAGGAGTCCATCTCAGgcttcacacaaacacagcttAGACTCTGAGATACTGTATAGAAATCTGGAGTCAATCTCTCGTCGCTGTTCCTCAACTGTTCAGAAACACTCATACGAAGGGTCCCAATTAGCATCCCCCCAAACCAGAACTACCATCAATAGCTTGGCTAACACTCATACTTGCAACAGTCGAGAACTATCGCCATCAAGGAATGGACACAGAAGACCTAGCCAAACTCAACAAAGACCACCTGGATCCAGTCCCCGACATGCTTCATCACAGGGTTCTTCTCACTCTTTACTCAGTCTCCCAGTCTCACCTGGATCTTCTTCATCAAGGCGAGGTGCTGATTCACAGCTTCTTGGTGGATCAATGTCACAAACTGCAGTCACAGAAACTGTTAACAGGAATGCTAAGGTCAGCGGTGACAGAAGCAGTAGCAGTTTTAGACGAGGTATGGATGCTTTGCTGGTCTCTGAACCTCCAAAGACTGCAGTTGAGGCCGAGGAG GTCGGGATGACACTGGAAGACTACCTTTTGATCGCTGATATTCCAAAAATCCTACTGGAGTCAGAGGAGGAGCCTCCAGGACTGAGATGGAGGAACCAGAGCCCCAGCCCGTGCAGGAATCAGAGTCTCAGGACATACAG GTATCAGGATGAAACAGACATTTCCAGTTCCAGGTTTGAGCCTGACGAGCGAGGTAGAGGCCGGGAAAGAGGAAGAGACAGAAGAGAGAAATGTAGAGACTCAGAGAACGGAAGAACATCGCGAAGGCATTCGGTAGCATCCCTTCACAAAcag TCTTCACAGAGTGGAAAGCACAGATCTTCTGTGATGGAGCAGCACGCGCCTGCTGAGTGCTCACAGATGCAG GGGTGGATGTCCAGACTTGATGAGCATGGCAAG TGGAGAAAACACTGGTTTGTTCTGAGTGAGACTTCACTGAGGTTCTACAGAGACTCAGAAGCTGAGGAG TCAGATGACCTGGATGGAGAGATTGACTTGAACACATGTGTGAATGTGTCCGATTGTGACGTTGACAAAAACTATGGACTCCAGTTGCAA acaaaaagaGCAGTGTTCACATTTACTGCAATGACGTCCAGGATTCGCAGGAATTGGGTGAAGTTACTGAAGCAGGCGATCCCGAACAACTCGCA ccaatcagatgaaGGCAGTGAGAAAGAAGACCCTCTGCCCAGGAGAGCGTTGTCATGCCAACCACCTGCTCAGTTCAGCTTCAGAGACCGCAGCCATGAACCTGCCACTTCCAACTCCACCACAACGGAGAACTTCTCCCACCAAACATCAGCAGCAGAGGTGGGTTCAGACGCGTATCCAGcctgtcagagagaagaagGGGAGGGCTGGGACCGCGAGCAGGCCAAACGGCTGGAGGAGAGGAACAGGTGGTTTGAGGAGGGCGTCACCTTTAGTGAAATGGGGAGCAGGTGGGACTCCATGGAGCTGAAAAAGGGGAATGTGCCTGTGCCTGTAATTGACGCCATGGACTCTGAGGTCACACGGAAGTGGGTCGAACTTGAGACGTTGTCGTTCCGGGACATGAGCCCACAGTCTCTCATTGGAGCACAGGCCCAGGAGAACTCAAGCACCGAACAGACTTCAGAGCACCTAGTAAGGTCCATGTCTTATCACTTGAACCCAGAAGAGGCCCAGGAGCCAGTCAGAGACTCTAAAGCTGATGTAACAGACTTAAAACAAGGCCCTCTGTCAAAAAATGGCCTTCAAAACGGTCAAACTAGTGCAGCAGAAGCTCTACAGAAAGAA GCCACCTCTCTGCGAAAGCAGGTGGAGACCATAAAGAAGGAGCATGCAGCCCTGGGCATTGAGGTGGACAGCCCATGTGGCCCTGGGGCCCCCTGCAGGGCCAGACTACAGGCCATGGAAGTGGCCCACAGGAACGCACTGCAGGAGCTGCAGGAGAAACATGCCAAGGAGTTAGAGGAGCTGGAAAAGGAGAAGGACAGGATGCTGCAGGAGGAGAGTCGAGCAGCTGCTAAAG CGTTAGAGGCATTGAGAGCAGCACACAGGGGGGAACTGGACAGAGAGGTGCAGAAAGCGAGGAGGTCGACTAACGCTGGAATCACTGATTCTTCCTCCACTGGACACGT CAGGGTGGGAGCGGACGCCTTGCAGAATGAGTTGGATGAGCTGTCAGAAAGCTACTCTCAGAGGTGTTTGGAGCTGAGCCGCCGTGAACAGCACGGAAAGAGCCAAAATGCTGAgttcagctgcagggacagaGAGCTCGAGCATCTTCGGAGAGAAAACCAG GAGCTTAAGACCAAACTGGCAGAGGAGATCAGCCGGATGCGATATTTCAtcacaggtcagaggtcagctgAGGTATCCCATGGCAACGCTGAGGGCACTGCATCCGAACTGGAg AAACTGTTGAGTTCAAAGGAAAATGAGGTTCAGCATCTAAAAAAAGAAGTCAACTCCTTACAAAATGAGGTGCAATCTCTCATCAAG gAGAAACGAGCAGCGTGA
- the LOC114466565 gene encoding TRIO and F-actin-binding protein-like isoform X2 translates to MDERRDRDRSRHASETRGFRGQESGYFSPERRCNGNQQTEEVTQRTFRYYERGHPLPSNYLPEPKACVPYRNVSLGTPSQRRNTETYLQDSWRSESPQRYTYHSNFRRGTDSETNSPTRHNSVSPERYKTETPTALQRGSSRSRYSAQTLSHSSSQLPSHVTSRQTSGRSSPAHKRSITSRTASPSRGTVSQKRQNSLLLQNGEYDLQKGCSRESRSPSQASHKHSLDSEILYRNLESISRRCSSTVQKHSYEGSQLASPQTRTTINSLANTHTCNSRELSPSRNGHRRPSQTQQRPPGSSPRHASSQGSSHSLLSLPVSPGSSSSRRGADSQLLGGSMSQTAVTETVNRNAKVSGDRSSSSFRRGMDALLVSEPPKTAVEAEEVGMTLEDYLLIADIPKILLESEEEPPGLRWRNQSPSPCRNQSLRTYRYQDETDISSSRFEPDERGRGRERGRDRREKCRDSENGRTSRRHSVASLHKQSSQSGKHRSSVMEQHAPAECSQMQGWMSRLDEHGKWRKHWFVLSETSLRFYRDSEAEESDDLDGEIDLNTCVNVSDCDVDKNYGLQLQTKRAVFTFTAMTSRIRRNWVKLLKQAIPNNSHQSDEGSEKEDPLPRRALSCQPPAQFSFRDRSHEPATSNSTTTENFSHQTSAAEATSLRKQVETIKKEHAALGIEVDSPCGPGAPCRARLQAMEVAHRNALQELQEKHAKELEELEKEKDRMLQEESRAAAKALEALRAAHRGELDREVQKARRSTNAGITDSSSTGHVRVGADALQNELDELSESYSQRCLELSRREQHGKSQNAEFSCRDRELEHLRRENQELKTKLAEEISRMRYFITGQRSAEVSHGNAEGTASELEKLLSSKENEVQHLKKEVNSLQNEVQSLIKEKRAA, encoded by the exons ATGGATGAAAGGAGAGACAGAGATCGATCTCGCCATGCATCAG AGACCAGGGGATTTAGAGGACAGGAGAGTGGATACTTCTCTCCAGAAAGACGATGTAATGGCAATCAACAGACGGAGGAGGTCACCCAGCGAACATTTCGTTATTACGAGAGGGGACATCCTCTCCCAAGCAACTACCTTCCAGAGCCCAAAGCCTGCGTTCCTTATCGTAACGTCAGCCTTGGTACGCCCTCCCAAAGAAGGAACACAGAGACGTACTTGCAGGACAGTTGGAGAAGTGAATCCCCACAGAGGTACACGTACCACTCCAACTTCAGGCGAGGAACTGACTCAGAGACGAATTCTCCGACACGTCATAACTCGGTGAGCCCAGAACGCTACAAGACTGAAACTCCCACAGCTCTTCAAAGAGGGAGCTCTAGATCTAGATATTCTGCTCAGACGTTATCTCACAGCTCCTCACAGCTTCCTTCCCATGTCACCTCTCGTCAAACATCAGGAAGGTCCAGTCCAGCTCACAAGAGGTCCATTACTTCTCGCACTGCCTCCCCCTCAAGGGGCACTGTTTCCCAAAAGCGCCAAAATTCTTTGCTTTTACAAAATGGGGAATATGATCTCCAAAAAGGCTGCAGCCGGGAGTCAAGGAGTCCATCTCAGgcttcacacaaacacagcttAGACTCTGAGATACTGTATAGAAATCTGGAGTCAATCTCTCGTCGCTGTTCCTCAACTGTTCAGAAACACTCATACGAAGGGTCCCAATTAGCATCCCCCCAAACCAGAACTACCATCAATAGCTTGGCTAACACTCATACTTGCAACAGTCGAGAACTATCGCCATCAAGGAATGGACACAGAAGACCTAGCCAAACTCAACAAAGACCACCTGGATCCAGTCCCCGACATGCTTCATCACAGGGTTCTTCTCACTCTTTACTCAGTCTCCCAGTCTCACCTGGATCTTCTTCATCAAGGCGAGGTGCTGATTCACAGCTTCTTGGTGGATCAATGTCACAAACTGCAGTCACAGAAACTGTTAACAGGAATGCTAAGGTCAGCGGTGACAGAAGCAGTAGCAGTTTTAGACGAGGTATGGATGCTTTGCTGGTCTCTGAACCTCCAAAGACTGCAGTTGAGGCCGAGGAG GTCGGGATGACACTGGAAGACTACCTTTTGATCGCTGATATTCCAAAAATCCTACTGGAGTCAGAGGAGGAGCCTCCAGGACTGAGATGGAGGAACCAGAGCCCCAGCCCGTGCAGGAATCAGAGTCTCAGGACATACAG GTATCAGGATGAAACAGACATTTCCAGTTCCAGGTTTGAGCCTGACGAGCGAGGTAGAGGCCGGGAAAGAGGAAGAGACAGAAGAGAGAAATGTAGAGACTCAGAGAACGGAAGAACATCGCGAAGGCATTCGGTAGCATCCCTTCACAAAcag TCTTCACAGAGTGGAAAGCACAGATCTTCTGTGATGGAGCAGCACGCGCCTGCTGAGTGCTCACAGATGCAG GGGTGGATGTCCAGACTTGATGAGCATGGCAAG TGGAGAAAACACTGGTTTGTTCTGAGTGAGACTTCACTGAGGTTCTACAGAGACTCAGAAGCTGAGGAG TCAGATGACCTGGATGGAGAGATTGACTTGAACACATGTGTGAATGTGTCCGATTGTGACGTTGACAAAAACTATGGACTCCAGTTGCAA acaaaaagaGCAGTGTTCACATTTACTGCAATGACGTCCAGGATTCGCAGGAATTGGGTGAAGTTACTGAAGCAGGCGATCCCGAACAACTCGCA ccaatcagatgaaGGCAGTGAGAAAGAAGACCCTCTGCCCAGGAGAGCGTTGTCATGCCAACCACCTGCTCAGTTCAGCTTCAGAGACCGCAGCCATGAACCTGCCACTTCCAACTCCACCACAACGGAGAACTTCTCCCACCAAACATCAGCAGCAGAG GCCACCTCTCTGCGAAAGCAGGTGGAGACCATAAAGAAGGAGCATGCAGCCCTGGGCATTGAGGTGGACAGCCCATGTGGCCCTGGGGCCCCCTGCAGGGCCAGACTACAGGCCATGGAAGTGGCCCACAGGAACGCACTGCAGGAGCTGCAGGAGAAACATGCCAAGGAGTTAGAGGAGCTGGAAAAGGAGAAGGACAGGATGCTGCAGGAGGAGAGTCGAGCAGCTGCTAAAG CGTTAGAGGCATTGAGAGCAGCACACAGGGGGGAACTGGACAGAGAGGTGCAGAAAGCGAGGAGGTCGACTAACGCTGGAATCACTGATTCTTCCTCCACTGGACACGT CAGGGTGGGAGCGGACGCCTTGCAGAATGAGTTGGATGAGCTGTCAGAAAGCTACTCTCAGAGGTGTTTGGAGCTGAGCCGCCGTGAACAGCACGGAAAGAGCCAAAATGCTGAgttcagctgcagggacagaGAGCTCGAGCATCTTCGGAGAGAAAACCAG GAGCTTAAGACCAAACTGGCAGAGGAGATCAGCCGGATGCGATATTTCAtcacaggtcagaggtcagctgAGGTATCCCATGGCAACGCTGAGGGCACTGCATCCGAACTGGAg AAACTGTTGAGTTCAAAGGAAAATGAGGTTCAGCATCTAAAAAAAGAAGTCAACTCCTTACAAAATGAGGTGCAATCTCTCATCAAG gAGAAACGAGCAGCGTGA
- the LOC114461971 gene encoding ATP-sensitive inward rectifier potassium channel 12-like, giving the protein MVGTAHPSLHYCPRRHSLMITGAMGAVRVNRYSIVSTDEDALKISTPGLHNGHSPLSQPTLSGTLLGEEGGGGEIPGSDEGRGVVSLRVKNEPMVHNRTSPSCRLGLDLSTGRLRNRFVKKNGQCNVVFNNMEDKPRRYLADIFTTCVDIRWRYLLLIFTTTFLLSWLLFGLIFWGVALAHGDFDFHVLVNDGEPGSATEEEKEAWRPCILHIQGFIGAFLFSIETQTTIGYGFRCVTEECPVAVITVVVQSIVGCIIDSFMIGTIMAKMVRPKKRAQTLLFSHHAVISLRDGKLCLMWRLGNMRKSHIVEAHVRAQLIKPHITVEGEYLPLEQTDIDVGYDDGLDRLFLVSPLVVVHEINKNSPLYNLSHDDLQKEDFEIVVILEGMVEATAMTTQARSSYLAKEILWGYRFEPVVFEKGDRYHVDYSRFHKTYQVPTTPHCSARELSHMMGCSRQTSSSSSNYSHSPSPFSQRAARRLLGSHSPSAFCYENEVALCCGDEEEDVKEKVLKLNVTSDIEVKLRDDLNMGFKEALAEEQTMEMLCVLDTDSQIALDKLQPTLPLYISRESGV; this is encoded by the exons ATGGTTGGAACTGCCCACCCCAGCCTACACTACTGCCCCCGCAGACACAGCCTGATGATCACCGGTGCCATGGGAGCGGTGCGGGTCAACAG ATACAGCATCGTTTCTACAGATGAAGATGCCCTGAAGATCTCCACCCCAGGCCTCCACAATGGCCACAGCCCCCTGTCCCAGCCGACTCTATCGGGGACCCTGCTAGGtgaggaaggaggaggaggagagatcCCAGGAAGTGATGAAGGAAGAGGAGTCGTATCTCTGAGGGTGAAAAATGAGCCAATGGTCCACAATCGTACGTCACCGTCATGCCGGCTGGGCCTGGATCTGAGCACGGGACGTCTGCGCAACCGCTTTGTGAAGAAAAACGGTCAGTGCAATGTGGTCTTCAACAACATGGAAGACAAGCCGCGGCGGTACCTGGCTGATATTTTCACTACCTGTGTGGACATACGTTGGCGCTACCTGCTGCTGATCTTTACCACTACATTCCTTCTGTCTTGGTTGCTATTCGGCCTGATCTTCTGGGGAGTAGCCCTTGCTCATGGAGACTTTGACTTTCACGTCCTTGTAAACGATGGAGAACCTGGGAGTGCCACTGAGGAGGAAAAAGAAGCATGGCGGCCATGCATCCTCCACATTCAGGGATTCATTGGGGCCTTCCTCTTCTCCATTGAAACCCAAACCACCATTGGATATGGTTTTCGCTGTGTCACTGAGGAATGTCCAGTTGCAGTCATAACTGTAGTGGTACAGTCTATTGTGGGCTGCATCATTGACTCCTTCATGATTGGTACCATAATGGCAAAGATGGTACGTCCCAAAAAGCGGGCGCAGACCCTACTGTTCTCACACCACGCTGTCATCTCTCTGCGAGATGGTAAATTGTGCCTCATGTGGCGCCTGGGAAACATGCGCAAGAGCCACATTGTGGAGGCCCACGTGCGTGCTCAGCTCATTAAACCACACATAACAGTGGAGGGCGAGTACCTTCCTTTGGAGCAAACAGACATTGATGTCGGCTACGATGACGGGCTGGATCGGCTGTTTCTCGTGTCGCCGCTGGTGGTCGTCCATGAGATAAACAAGAACAGCCCTCTGTATAACCTGAGCCATGATGACCTGCAAAAGGAAGACTTTGAGATTGTGGTCATACTGGAGGGGATGGTGGAAGCCACAGCTATGACCACTCAGGCCCGGAGCTCCTACTTGGCCAAGGAAATCCTTTGGGGTTACCGCTTTGAACCTGTAGTCTTTGAAAAAGGTGACCGCTACCACGTGGACTATTCTCGATTCCATAAAACTTACCAAGTGCCCACCACTCCTCACTGCAGTGCCAGGGAACTGAGCCACATGATGGGTTGTAGCAGGCAGACTTCATCCTCTAGTTCCAATTACTCACATTCCCCATCACCCTTTTCTCAAAGAGCAGCCCGACGTCTGCTGGGCTCTCACTCCCCGAGTGCTTTCTGCTATGAAAACGAGGTGGCTTTGTGCTGCggggatgaggaggaggatgtgAAAGAGAAAGTCTTGAAGCTCAATGTAACAAGTGATATAGAAGTAAAGCTGAGAGACGACTTAAACATGGGTTTTAAGGAGGCGTTAGCGGAGGAACAGACGATGGAGATGTTGTGTGTGCTGGACACAGACAGTCAAATTGCTCTCGACAAACTCCAGCCCACCCTACCATTGTACATCAGCAGAGAGTCAGGAGTCTGA